The stretch of DNA gtgtttgtgtgttggaGGTCATGGTTTGAAACAGGGCCTACAGTTGCGATGGACGAAAAGCTTTAGGGTTCTGTTTATTTTTAGTCCACACATTAGTGGATCAGTTTTCAGTCAAAATGCCTGTTGAGCGTGTAATCGCCCAGGCTACACCTGTTCTTTAAGATCGGTTCATCCCTTGAGATCATCACCCCTCCATCTTGACATTTGACCAAATGAGTACAACATCGCTTAGTGCTGTCCGAATCTCGTTTCTTTTAATATTTCTTTTAAACTTTTATattgagcaaaaaaaaaacaaccacaacaactttTGATTCCCAGGTAGTGTTTGTAAAGTCTGTAAATCTTTGTTGTTCAGGTGCTGTGGAGGTGTCCCGTAGAAGTCCAGTGGCCTCTTGGCTTTGTGCTATGCTCTACTGTTTTGGGAGTTATATACTAGCAGACATCATGTTGGGTGTGTCACCAATAGACTATTTCCATAACAACAGTCACATCCTACTGGCTTCAGCTGTCTGGTAAGGATCTTTTACATATCTCTGTTTGCACAGTTCTGTTTGCATACTTTGCATATGACACACAAGTTGCCTTGAAGGTAGTTTCAAAGTTGTATTTTCAAATTCAAGATCATTGTGGTGTACAAATTGTGCTTAAGCATCATTTACCGTAGTTGAAAAATTAATACTCACGATTTATACCATAACAATGGTAactcactctaaaaaaaaaatggtgctatatagcaccaaaagtggttctttgctcgtaatcatagaataaccgtttttagtgccatatagcaccggtgaagcaccagtgaagaagCATatgggggccatatagcaccactatagcaccacatatggttctacatagcactatgtggatctacacaggtgcttcacaggttctacacaggtgcttcaccggtgctatatggccctaaaaacggttcttctatgattacgagcaaagaaccacttttggtgctatatagcaccgtttgtttttagagtgtatgaatAGACTCTTTTAGTGGCAACATCATAAACAAATGACTTTGGTGGCCCAAACTTAACTTCTGGTAGACATCTGCAAAGAATTAATAACAACAGCGTCCCTCAAGAGTACATTATTTCTGTTTACATTCAATATAAATAACAAGTCAATTAcaagtttaaaaaacacacacataagcGCCGATCCGGTGGGTGCGCCGGGGATCGGCTCGAGCACCCACTGAAATGGCCAAGCACATATGCTCAATTTCTTTACATTTGCTTCACATTTTGTGTCTAAAACCATGCTGAAAACGTAACCAAGACAATTTTTTCCTTCTTTTCAAAGCGCCTGGGTGCTTCCGAGCATTTGCCgttgctaagtaacctaagTATTCCTTGACATTGTGACGAGCACCCACCAGCGGAAAAAGAAATCGGTGCCTATCTACATGCACATTTGTTAAGAAACGTATATCTGATCttcgtttacatttttatatttcaaaatatatatgtatgcattatatataagTCTATATGCgagtcagtgacaaaaacagtttggcaagatgagaaattcaaaaatctttttaaaaaacatgcatcaggtttatttcaatgcatatAGTGTAtgtatgttaattttatgcaatcaaaaattacatttgcaccattttttattgaagttaaaggggtagttcggccaaaaatgatattaaacccatgatttactcgcccccaagctgtctgagttgcatatgtccatcatttttcagacaaacacattttcggatattttagaaaatgttttagatctttcagttaatcaaatgtaatgttacggggtccacccatagtccacgaccttcaagtccaaaaaaagtgcgtccatccttcacaaattaaatccaaacggctccaggatgataaacaaaggtcttctgagggtaatctgcgcggtgttgttgtagaaatatccatatttaaaactttattaacgtaaataaataccttccggtagcgccgctatcttagactcctctgtattcaggagagagtattagcgtagtgtacgcacttttcttagtgacgtatgacaaattcggagggcgcgGACAcggagcagcagcagagtagcctccgtaggctgcgtaagatctcatcctgaatgcggacgcgactaagatggcggcgctaccggaaggtatttattttcgttaataaagttttaaatatggatatttctacaacaacaccgtgggattaccctcagaagacctttgtttatcatcctggagccgtttggatttattttgtgaaggatggactttttttggacttgaaggtcgtggaccccgtaacattacatttaatcaactgaaagatctaaaacgatggacatatgcaactcggacagcttggggttgagtaaatcatgggtttaatatcatttttggcctaactatccctttaagactgaatggacctgaggTCAAATGGTATAATtgccaattgcgccaaagaatgagaaatattaaatattttatccaccttgatggcatgaaagtgtaatcataaaaaataatataattttattagttatttctaaatgtaaattttaatgcgtttttgtaatatttgtcctgacatatgctgaaaacagatCTGTTTTcgaaataatctttgacaaattatgtaatattacactaaactagatgattatattttattccacattttttatgaatatatttatattttcattgaaaaaaagagaatgtatgcaagttatctgctaatttatttttatattttaacccttttacatttaattgaaccatacgaacacaaaataattaacgtcacatCATTGACCATGCATCAATGCGCGcccatacacaaacacacacattatataacCACCACGGTGAATTGGTTTATTGGTAAAATACTGCCTTCGTCACAGCCCTAGCGGTGATCTATACTGAGATATTTGTTCCAGAAGAAGTTTAGTCTAGCCAGACCAATAATCAAACACCAACTTCGGCCCATGttttgctctgtacattttcacattactttattcttATTACTTCTTCATCGCTCTCATGTGTAAATAAAATACTATCATATGATTCAAGTAATGTAGTATAAAAGTCCCACAAGAGTGGGAAAAACAGATACTTTGGGATcgccaactgtgtgcttaccattatatatcaaaatatcttcttttgtgtataacagaaaacagaaattcatacaggtttaaaaaagaTCAGgggaataaatgatgacagtagTTTTGTTTttggtgaactgtccctttaatagctaaaagagtaaaaaaatgaaaagataatacataaaaaaatagctACTCACAGACTGTGCACAGTCTAGTCGGTTCATCTAGATCACATTTGAAATCCTCCTTTAACAGCGTATCAATGCTTTTGGAAGAATTCAATTAGTTTTCTTTAGTATGCACTGATAATGCAATGCTCTAGCAACACCAGTAAGCTTTTCATGACTAAAATGTTTTCTTACTTTGCAGGTACCTGATCTTCTTTTGCCCTCTTAACCTGTTTTACAAATGTGTGGCATTTCTGCCAGTGAAACTTGTGCTGGTGGCCCTGAAAGAAGTCGTCCGAACTCGTAAAATTGCTGCTGGAGTTCATCACGCTCACCACGCATATCACCACGGGTGGTTGATCATGGTTATCACTGGTTATGTTAAGGGCAAGTATCTCCACAGGGCTTTATCTTTTGGGGCTTATGTACATAGGCGGAGTTTGGGGGAGGGACGGGGTGGGTACTGCCCCCAAACCTATGTATAAAACAGAAATATAAGATATTGTGTTATTTATTATACTATTTGTCTAATCTTGATATTTAGTTAGACTGAGTGAATTAAGGATAAATAGTTAAAATTAATGAAGCTACACTTTCCCTGTTAATCTCAAAGTATTCCAGTACCCTTGTTTGCCAGTAGGTGCCCCCCAAGCCTATGCTTATGAAAGTGCTTCACAAGACTCTTTTAGTAGTTTTCTGGATGTGTGTGGCCCTTCTAATTGTCTCTATTAATATTTATAGGGTCAGGGGTCGCTCTCATGTCCAATTTTGAGCAGCTGTTGCGTGGAGTGTGGAAGCCTGAGACCAATGAAATCCTCAACATGTCATTGTAAGTGGGCTGCTCACTGACGCACTGAGGTTTATCTTCTGCTTATGTGCAttaaatgggacatatcatgaaaatctgattttttttccatgtttaagtgctataattgggtccccagtgcttttatcaatctcacacataaaaaaaaagatttctaTGAAAGTTTTGTTTGATGTCCTGATTTGATTCTTTCAGCCCTACTAAAGCCAGTCTGTATGGAGCGATTCTGTTCACACTACAGGAGGCCCATTTGCTCCCTTTGTCAAAGAGCACACTCATCTGTCTCTTTACTTTCTTCATGGCATCATCCAAGGTAAGAGACGTCTTTCTGACAGAAAATCACTGTCTGTAACAGCACacaataacatttttatatcaTCTAGATTTACGCTAAAAACCAAAAACCTCTCATACTCTTTCTACAGGTTTTTATGACAGCCCGTCACTCTCACGGCTCGCCCTTCGCCCTCATCGAGTCCTGGTTGTGCCATCTGTTGTTTCGTTCTCCGCTTGCCGGTGGTGAGGACGCTCACGATCACCACCACTCTGCTCCTGCTGCCGCCCCTGCACCTCTATCTCCTTCCAAAACCAAGGAGGAACTGAGCGAAGGAACCCGCAAGAGAAAGTCAAAGAAAGCCGAGTAGAGCACCGACATTAAACCATCAACCCGACCTGTAAAATAACACGGGGGCTCCGCTCTGTTCGAGAAAAGATTTTGATGTTAAGTCAAAGCAAGTTTCTCTTTCAATGGTGCTTTTAATAACAGACATGCCACATACTGTAGGGACTGTATATAGCTTCCcaaaatgtgtgtatttatttatttttcacaatgttttCCATCATGGAAGCCCCATGTTTTCATCTGCTAAAGTGTACAGTTATGTCATGAACAGATgtataatgaatgaatgaatgaaaggcAGCACGAGGTCAATCTGCCTTGAATTGACTTCATTTGAAGGTCAATCCAACCAACTCGAGAACACCGAAAAAGTCACCACTGTTTGATGTCCACATCACTTGAGTGCTTTTCACATTCGATGGCATtaaattgaataatatatttttaaaatcaaattaaaataaattattttcagCCAGAAGCATATAAGTAGTTGTTTCAGATTATTTGTGTCTGCTACTGCAGTTTTTATGTCTTCATTGGTAATGGAGAAAATGTATTTGCAAGAGTAAATCATTTGGGATTGTGTAAATCATGTGGTCATGTCATTAGATGATTTGGATTCTGGTCATTTGTGTACTGTTAAATGGCCCATTGCTCAAAATGGACAGAAAACTTGGAACTCAACATTTTAACCATGTCCAAAACCAATTATTCTAAGGGGCAAAAATGAAGCCATGTTCATTGAATCAAAGGATTTATAAAAGTCTAAAAACAGGATGAAGCTACTCACTCACTAACTGTAGATAATCTACTTAGTACCAGCTGAATATTGTTTGATATTGTCTGTGTTATCTTTCATAACCCAGATTGTGTTTCCTCTATATTACATCCTCGAGAACATTTCACAATAATTGTTGCCACAATTTTGTAGTCAAAGTTTAGATGATGATCATCATAATGAGCATCATTAAGATGGCATTATGATTTATCTGCTAAAGTGCTGGTGTACAGTATGTTATGAACACATGTATAATGAATTCATTAATGAAAGGCAGCACAAGGTAAATCCGCCTTGAATTGACTTCTGACTCCATTTGAAGGTCCATCCAACCAACTCGAAAAAAGTCTATCATTATGATGTCATAGAGtgcattatgatgtcataatggTCTTTTAGGACATTATAATGAACAACATTATGACCATTATGCATTATAATGTTGTAATTGTCTTTTATGGCATCATAATGACCACCATTATAATAGTTTCTTATGATATCATAAATGTCTTTATGTCATCATAATGACCATCAGAGGTGTCATGCCCATTTAAACTTAGGGCTTAGGTGCCCCCTCAGATTTTTTATCCAAGttgattttgcatgcaacctcaacaTCAATAAAGCATCTTTTCAGCTGTTACTTTGTTTAATAGGCAAAGCATGTCCAGTTCTTCACTTCACTTCGCTGTATTAATCACGTGCTTCATTCTGGATgcaataaagttaataaattatACAAATCCAGATGCAAAAAGAACAGCGCTGGTGCCATCATTGTGCATGGTCTTGGACACTGCTGGTGATGCATTCATAAACGCTCACATCACTTTCAAAACAGCACCTATAGCAATATTCAGTTTACCATACTTGTGTACAAAGATGATGGTCCATTTCTTAATGTTTATATCTATTCACTCCTAAAGTGGGCGTGGAATCACATGCTCATGTGCTCTGACTCTGAGGTCAAATATATGATACAAAAATGCGTTCCTCTTGTAgctatataaatgtttttaaaagctatttttttaagttgcatgCTTTCAATGCAATTAAATTGAAATTTGAAAATAAACGAGAAATTACAGCATTGCATTAAGACCTACTTACGTTGCATAAAACGTTTATTTTATTCCttgtttttgcagtgttgatCATTACAGCCAAATACAGACATGACGGATGAGTGCATCAATGTAACGttttaaaggtggtgtgtgtaaattttagcgacatctagtggtgagattgtgaatagAAACCAACAGttcacccctcaatttcaagAGGCATATtgtaggacaaacatgtcatcgtctgagacaacacaGGGATAAAAAGCACTCTTTAGAACAGTTTGTTcatagggctactgtagaaacatgacagtgacttccatgtaagaggaccctcagtgtatgtagataaaaaggcttattataaggtaataaaaacaatacagttcattatttaaggtctttatacaccactgataatatagttatatatgtattatattgcatttctgtcaagagatcctatTAATGAGTTGTTGGTGTAAAGTGTATTTcattaatgtgtaaaatagCAATTCATTTATCTCCTACAAGCTTCTTACCTTATTTGTGTAGTCCATGAGAATATGGCCTATAAAAGGTTTTAATGTATTCTATTAATGGACGTAAATATTATGATTACAGTATGCAGTGCCGGCCCGAGCCtcttgggggccctaagcagaatTTGATTTGGGGCTCCCCTCCTATCACGTGGAGTCACCTGTGCTtgaagatttttaaaaaaaatgtcacgctataatgttacattataaatgaATACAGTGAAATTATGTATTAatacaatataaataataaaaaaatcgataaaaaaatactttactcTTAAACGTCTGAATACAAACTGTCACAAAACATTCGGCTGTTTTGTAACGGATCAAAAAATTTGATAGGAGTGTGATGGATCATAAAACtgacggttcggatcacattatggtttttgagCCACGATCGGATCATTTTTCGTATTAGCAAAAAAAGGGGtggggaaaaatctaataacaaatttataaaaaaaataacaaagttgcacattaagtaagatttaaaataagcattaggtacagaaatcgaatcaaatgaatcataacactttatgtataaattaaatataattcttattttttagagctacagaagtgattttctctttgtcttatttgattaacattaatgacacagacttaagtaggtttattgatgttactgtctctttaagaccaaataagcaaagactggtttctgactgtaatctataggGCGTGCAGACGTGACGTCAGTCACAGAGCGCCGCAGTGGCTGATGGGTACTGCCGCCACATTGTGAGGCCATCGACGTTACGCTGGCAGACACGAATACGGAccgctaaaatataaagtgtacAGTGTCATTTCGATTAATTTTTGAAGTTATGGGAAGAACTTGTTGTGTTGTCGGTTGTAATGTCCGTTCACACGACCGACAGGGTAAGAAATTAGACAACGCATTGTCTTTCTTTAGCTTTCCCgtctggaggcagaatcaaggAAGCTATGTGTCTGATGTGACGAAGAGACGCCGGCCGTCTTGGATATCAGCCGTAAGACGAACAGACATCAAGTTTTCCAGCATCCCACGACAGAGATGTtcacaagtctctgagctcgagtccgagtcaagtctgaagtctttgacctcgagtccaagtcaagtctgaagtctttgagcttgagtccaagtcaagtctgaagtctctgggctcgagtccaagtcaagtctcaagtctcgttgtaacaaataaaactctaataacaaaaagaaattataaacatttataaaaaaaacaaagttgcacattaagtaaggtcagtggtgtagtctagatttttgtagtgagtatactgtgatttttccctctcacccttatgacACTCGTCCCAGCGCAACGCACCActcacactcacagatgcatacagtatggatcttcACGTAATcgagagcattctgaaagtgtactcataaacacataaactgaatgtgttatcaacatgtcaatttattataagaaaaaaaaagagtttaacagccaatgggtttacagctggggaaactggactgatttttagactggtttagtgttaattaaCATCTAACTTGGGGCCAAAACTTACTCAActgttaataaaaattaaataaactgtttacaatcttcaatccgtggctaACACACGCATTGAAGAAGAAAAATATCCActctttcaatagctattatctgacaactattgataacattaccatgtgtaatttaatggtgtaaatgtttttaattaatacacatttaagatgaccatgaattaactcttaatttgcatagtcattgatataaaaaccttattttttgcatataaaacaagcattgtctaaaaatgaaaataggcttttacttttattattacaagaccatcatgtagcctaatattagacaccaaaaCCAAAGTGAAGAAAATTATCTTCaatttgcaagtctgaactgaacatcaacgcagacatgaatttcctcacagaagtttaagatcatatacatcttgaacgtagatatataaatgaacacagagaagggaagtttaacactgtgaagcacaagcaaacatgctgaaggcagctaaaaaccatcaggatataatcacgggcttattttattgcacttGAAACCTTATCtattaaactggactgatgatttaaatgttgtttactcacatgtgcgttgttaactctcgGATTTCATGTTGAAGTACTGCTCCACTCGTTCACTGCTCCATATGGACAAttcctgtttgtttacagtgtcgcgtgagcagctacactgcaggttcgagttcatttggcgctaagcagacctcttggtgatgtcaaagtaccgcgagagcgattcaaagcagatttctccatgtgataactgaaatcgctcttgcggtactttgttgtcactcgcctgtgggttcttgtggcgccacagcagtctgctccccagtcactctAGATCCACTATAGtattaatttgatttcatacgccgatcggatcgcgcagttcggcaggtacagtatgacacaaagtagcgcaactctggacCTGACTGGAGCCGGACCGGATACACTGAACcgcatgtgcgtacagaaatctgctcacttgagcccctttttgcggttaaattgtttaaccatttaaacaattgcaagccttagaaacacgttaatgattaacttaccctatttaaattgcatattaatccgcAAATCGCATTCGAGCTGAACCGcggatccgtcacagcactacccaTAGCTTCAGATGAATGCCACAGCAGCAGCTGCCTGCAGGTACAGTCGACATGTATGTTCGCGGCCGCGCGCGCGGAGCAAATACGTCACGTGTTACGTCGTGGGCAGGTTGTAGGTAACGGAGGGAGCTATGACAGCGAGCTCATCAgacgtttcctaaaaataaacattgttcacgagtcgcgcagctcgagtccga from Paramisgurnus dabryanus chromosome 14, PD_genome_1.1, whole genome shotgun sequence encodes:
- the tmem38a gene encoding trimeric intracellular cation channel type A; the encoded protein is MEVLDVLNLGEIAHYFSKMAMFPVFDVAYYIVSILYLKYEPGAVEVSRRSPVASWLCAMLYCFGSYILADIMLGVSPIDYFHNNSHILLASAVWYLIFFCPLNLFYKCVAFLPVKLVLVALKEVVRTRKIAAGVHHAHHAYHHGWLIMVITGYVKGSGVALMSNFEQLLRGVWKPETNEILNMSFPTKASLYGAILFTLQEAHLLPLSKSTLICLFTFFMASSKVFMTARHSHGSPFALIESWLCHLLFRSPLAGGEDAHDHHHSAPAAAPAPLSPSKTKEELSEGTRKRKSKKAE